A genomic stretch from Cyprinus carpio isolate SPL01 unplaced genomic scaffold, ASM1834038v1 S000006776, whole genome shotgun sequence includes:
- the LOC109096714 gene encoding uncharacterized protein LOC109096714 gives MEASIKSVLSYLENESLEKILQHLSSIGVRTADDMEFIKEDDLKHLLTPVDCRKLLHAFKRRDTQHNTQQRDCTMETSAEPDYFLTLTPVPYPETSPNSELALEPSSHVSVQNSTWVSTFSVPWEKTHESLRRCLAQRKRPKAADRRHMVRVIAEAIRQVCLNPPFRQCAELAKSIVDKYPESFEDRTEEGEQLGNGYYTLSKQLRIRIDFLNRDNTLTRLRKPKRMVPAVDEDLPGPSRKCAKTDSYGCVNWQPSQLPEGQNRESLYEKKIELMTIYSKEGQRGADQKRVIDLMTLLYEQQRRDINTTPSPTMSDLQNEWPFLFMQKFLLQHFCTLTGIELESRLRESLAGKGKRVLQYFSSQLLKWNKEVKAVLHGIERQVEDMDPGLSAIVVMIAYFKEKEEAVFLLADASNFCTVLPHTFSYEYCTCDFLGETSRLIMLGKNPSTRHMQ, from the exons ATGGAAGCCAGCATTAAAAGTGTCCTCTCCTACTTGGAAAATGAGTCACTGGAAAAGATTCTACAACATTTATCAAGCATTGGGGTTAGGACAGCTGATGACATGGAATTCATAAAAGAAGATGATTTGAAACACCTCCTGACACCAGTGGACTGCAGGAAACTACTTCATGCCTTCAAAAGAAGAG ATACACAGCACAACACTCAGCAACGTGACTGTACCATGGAAACTTCTGCTGAACCTGACTATTTTTTGACTCTTACACCTGTACCTTATCCTGAAACCTCACCCAATTCAGAGCTTGCATTGGAACCTTCAAGCCATGTTTCTGTGCAGAATAGCACTTGGGTTTCAACATTTTCTGTGCCGTGGGAGAAAACACATGAAAGCTTGAGAAGGTGTCTTGCACAGAGGAAACGACCAAAAGCTGCAGATAGACGGCATATGGTGAGAGTCATTGCAGAAGCAATAAGACAGGTTTGCTTGAACCCCCCATTCAGGCAGTGTGCTGAACTGGCTAAGAGCATTGTGGATAAATATCCTGAGTCTTTTGAAGACCGAACAGAAGAGGGAGAACAGCTTGGCAATGGATATTACACTTTAAGCAAACAACTGAGGATAAGGATCGATTTTTTAAACAGAGACAATACCCTAACAAGACTTCGAAAACCAAAACGAATGGTCCCTGCCGTGGACGAAGACCTGCCTGGACCATCAAGAAAGTGTGCCAAAACTGATAGCTACGGCTGTGTAAATTGGCAGCCATCACAGCTGCCTGAAGGACAAAATAGAGAGTCTCTCTATGAGAAGAAAATAGAGCTAATGACTATTTATTCCAAGGAGGGACAAAGAGGTGCAGACCAGAAGCGAGTCATTGATCTCATGACATTACTGTATGAGCAACAGCGTCGTGACATTAATACAACACCTTCACCAACCATGTCAGATTTACAAAACGAGTGGCCATTCCTCTTCATGCAGAAGTTTTTACTACAGCACTTCTGCACATTGACAGGAATTGAGCTGGAATCAAGACTACGAGAATCACTTGCTGGCAAGGGGAAAAGAGTGCTACAATATTTCAGTAGTCAACTTTTGAAATGGAACAAGGAAGTGAAGGCAGTCCTTCATGGCATTGAGAGACAGGTGGAAGAcatggatcctggactttctgcAATAGTAGTCATGATTGCTTACTTCAAAGAAAAGGAAGAAGCTGTTTTCCTCTTGGCTGATGCAAGTAATTTTTGTACAGTATTGCCACACACTTTCTCTTATGAATATTGTACTTGTGATTTCTTGGGTGAAACTTCAAGGCTCATCATGCTCGGTAAAAATCCCAGCACTAGACATATGCAATAG